In a genomic window of Mycolicibacillus parakoreensis:
- a CDS encoding type II toxin-antitoxin system Rv0910 family toxin, translating to MAKVQLSSEVPMSAPMAWERIADLSALGDWLVLHEAWRGQVPTELTAGTQIEGVAGVKGMRNRVRWTITEYDPPARLALSGAGKGGTRYSLTFTVAPAAAGATLGLRLDLGGAPLFGPVGAAAARAVKGDLERSLRNFVALHS from the coding sequence ATGGCGAAGGTGCAATTGAGCTCCGAGGTGCCGATGTCCGCACCGATGGCCTGGGAGCGCATCGCGGACCTCTCCGCGCTCGGCGACTGGCTGGTGCTGCACGAGGCCTGGCGCGGGCAGGTCCCCACCGAGCTGACGGCCGGAACCCAGATCGAGGGGGTCGCCGGGGTCAAGGGCATGCGCAACCGGGTGCGCTGGACGATCACCGAATACGATCCGCCCGCCCGACTGGCGCTCTCCGGGGCCGGCAAGGGCGGGACCCGCTACAGCCTGACGTTCACCGTTGCCCCCGCCGCGGCGGGGGCGACGCTGGGGCTGCGCCTCGACCTCGGCGGTGCGCCGCTGTTCGGCCCGGTCGGCGCCGCGGCGGCCCGCGCGGTCAAAGGCGACCTGGAACGCTCCCTGCGCAACTTCGTCGCGCTGCACAGTTAG
- a CDS encoding type 1 glutamine amidotransferase domain-containing protein: protein MANRILYVVTNVAHYDDPAEPTGLWLSELTHAHDVFTDAGYEQQIVSPAGGPAPLEPRSLKFPTFDASAKAWKADEAKMALLAETASPDEIDGADFDAIYFTGGHAVMYDFPDSDGLQRITREIFERNGVVSSVCHGYCGLLNTRLTDGTLLVAGRELTGFAWIEEVLARVTKLVPYNAEAEMKRRGARYRKGLIPFASHVVVDGRLVTGQNPGSATATATAVVSALGR from the coding sequence ATGGCTAACCGCATCCTGTACGTCGTCACCAACGTCGCCCACTACGACGACCCGGCCGAGCCGACCGGTCTGTGGCTCTCGGAGTTGACCCACGCCCACGACGTGTTCACCGACGCCGGCTATGAGCAGCAGATCGTCAGCCCCGCGGGCGGACCCGCGCCGCTGGAGCCGCGCTCGCTGAAGTTCCCCACGTTCGACGCCAGCGCCAAGGCGTGGAAGGCCGACGAGGCGAAGATGGCCCTGCTCGCCGAGACGGCCTCCCCCGACGAGATCGACGGGGCCGACTTCGATGCGATCTACTTCACCGGCGGTCACGCGGTGATGTATGACTTCCCCGACAGCGACGGCCTGCAGCGCATCACCCGCGAGATCTTCGAGCGCAACGGCGTCGTCTCCTCGGTCTGCCACGGCTACTGCGGTCTGCTCAACACCCGGCTCACCGACGGCACCCTGTTGGTCGCCGGGCGTGAGCTCACCGGGTTCGCCTGGATCGAGGAGGTGCTGGCCCGCGTCACCAAGCTGGTGCCCTACAACGCCGAAGCCGAGATGAAGCGGCGCGGCGCCCGCTACCGCAAGGGCCTGATCCCGTTCGCCTCGCACGTCGTCGTCGATGGGCGCCTGGTGACCGGCCAGAACCCGGGGTCGGCGACGGCGACCGCTACCGCGGTCGTCTCCGCGCTGGGGCGCTGA
- the htpG gene encoding molecular chaperone HtpG, whose amino-acid sequence MTARVEQREFQAEARQLLDLMIHSVYSNKDSFLRELISNASDALDKLRLAAFRDKDLQVDTSDLHIALDIDAEARTLRVSDNGIGMTRDEVVDLIGTLAKSGTAELRAQLREAQTEAASEELIGQFGIGFYSAFMVADKVQLVTRKAGQSEGTRWESTGEGAYTIETLPAEEQTPQGTAVTLHLKPVDAEDGLHDYTAEWTIRNLIKKYSDFIAWPIRMEVEHRTPPAEEGGEETVTTEVETINSMQALWARPKDEVSAEEYTEFYKHIAHAWDEPLDVIAMRGEGTFEYQALLFIPSVAPFDLFNADARIGVQLYVKRVFIMADCEDLMPTYLRFVKGVVDAQDMSLNVSREILQQDRQIAAIRRRLTKKVLGAIKDLQANRADDYRTFWTQFGRVLKEGLLSDVENQDLLLRVSSFASTHSDEESTTLTDYVERMQDGQEQIFYATGETREQLLKSPHLEAFKAKGYEVLLLTDPVDEVWVGMVPEFDGKPLQSVAKGEVDLDTEEEKTAHEAERKEQEKEFADLLTWLHDTLGEHVKEVRLSHRLTDSPACLITDAFEITPALARIYRASGQEVPAGKRILELNATHPLVTGLRAAHAERAEDPSVTETAELLYGTALLAEGGALEDPARFAELLADRLARTL is encoded by the coding sequence ATGACCGCACGCGTCGAACAACGGGAGTTCCAGGCCGAGGCCCGCCAGCTGCTGGATCTGATGATCCACTCGGTGTACTCCAACAAGGATTCGTTTTTGCGGGAGCTGATCTCCAACGCCTCCGACGCGTTGGACAAGCTGCGGTTGGCGGCCTTCCGCGACAAGGACCTGCAGGTCGACACCTCGGATCTGCATATCGCGTTGGACATCGACGCCGAGGCGCGCACGCTGAGGGTGAGCGACAACGGCATCGGCATGACCCGCGACGAGGTGGTCGACCTGATCGGCACGCTGGCCAAATCCGGCACCGCCGAGTTGCGCGCACAACTGCGCGAAGCCCAGACCGAGGCGGCCTCCGAGGAGCTGATCGGACAGTTCGGCATCGGCTTCTACTCGGCGTTCATGGTCGCCGACAAGGTGCAGTTGGTGACCCGCAAGGCCGGCCAGAGTGAGGGGACCCGGTGGGAGTCCACCGGGGAGGGCGCCTACACCATCGAGACCCTGCCCGCCGAGGAGCAGACACCCCAGGGCACCGCGGTCACCCTGCATCTCAAACCGGTGGACGCCGAGGACGGGCTGCACGACTACACCGCGGAGTGGACCATCCGCAACCTGATCAAAAAATACTCCGATTTCATCGCCTGGCCGATCCGCATGGAGGTCGAACACCGCACCCCGCCGGCCGAGGAGGGCGGCGAGGAGACGGTGACCACCGAGGTCGAGACCATCAACTCGATGCAGGCGCTGTGGGCGCGTCCCAAAGACGAGGTCTCCGCCGAGGAGTACACGGAGTTCTACAAGCACATCGCCCACGCCTGGGACGAGCCCCTCGACGTCATCGCGATGCGCGGCGAGGGCACCTTCGAATATCAAGCGCTGCTGTTCATCCCGTCGGTTGCGCCGTTCGACCTGTTCAACGCCGACGCCCGCATCGGGGTGCAGCTCTACGTCAAACGGGTCTTCATCATGGCCGACTGCGAAGACCTGATGCCCACCTATCTGCGGTTCGTCAAAGGTGTGGTCGATGCGCAGGACATGTCGCTCAACGTGTCCCGCGAGATCCTGCAGCAGGACCGCCAGATCGCCGCGATCCGCCGCCGGCTGACCAAGAAGGTGCTCGGCGCGATCAAGGACCTGCAGGCCAACCGCGCCGACGACTACCGCACCTTCTGGACCCAGTTCGGCCGGGTTCTCAAGGAGGGACTGCTCTCCGACGTGGAGAACCAGGATCTGCTGCTGAGGGTGTCCTCGTTCGCCTCGACGCACAGCGACGAGGAGTCCACCACGCTCACCGACTACGTCGAGCGGATGCAGGACGGTCAGGAGCAGATCTTCTACGCCACCGGGGAGACCCGCGAGCAACTCCTCAAATCCCCGCACCTGGAGGCGTTCAAGGCCAAGGGCTATGAGGTGCTGCTGCTGACCGACCCGGTCGACGAGGTGTGGGTCGGCATGGTCCCCGAGTTCGACGGCAAGCCGCTGCAGTCGGTGGCCAAGGGTGAGGTGGACCTGGACACCGAGGAGGAGAAGACCGCGCACGAGGCCGAGCGCAAGGAGCAGGAGAAGGAGTTCGCCGACCTGCTGACCTGGCTGCACGACACCCTCGGTGAGCACGTCAAGGAGGTGCGGCTGTCCCACCGGCTCACCGACTCCCCGGCGTGTTTGATCACCGATGCCTTCGAGATCACCCCGGCGCTGGCGCGCATCTACCGCGCGTCGGGCCAGGAGGTGCCGGCCGGCAAGCGGATCTTGGAGCTCAACGCGACCCACCCGCTGGTGACCGGGCTGCGGGCCGCCCACGCCGAGCGCGCCGAGGACCCGTCGGTCACCGAGACCGCCGAGCTGCTGTACGGCACCGCGCTGTTGGCCGAGGGCGGGGCGCTGGAGGATCCGGCACGCTTCGCCGAACTGCTCGCCGACCGGTTGGCCCGCACCCTGTAG
- a CDS encoding metallopeptidase TldD-related protein, whose translation MIPAEQVTETVLAEARRLGRADETIVIVTDRSEASLRWANDSMTTNGASIGRDTTVIAIVRDAAGARVGSLTTAEVDPAALTGLVAAAAEAAHGASPARDAAPLLVDAGTPPDWDAPVPQTGAEVFGELAATLGRAFTGAAASPATLYGFARHELATTFLASSTGLRRRFTQPTGTVEINAKRDGASAWVGHSTADFVAVPMDSLLDELSTRLGWARRVVELPAGRYETLMPPTTVADMMIYLGWSMSGRAAQEGRTALSAPGGGTRVGERLTDLPLTLYSDPVAPGLGSTPFVAAPSSSQTLSVFDNGLDITRTDWIRDGVISALGYPRAYAAEYDAPVAVAADNLLMTGGDAGLQQMIAETERGLLLTTLWYIREVDPTTLLLTGLTRDGVYLVEDGRVSAAVNNFRFNESPLDLLRRATQAGAPAATLPREWGDWATRAAMPPLRIPDFHMSSVSQAQ comes from the coding sequence ATGATCCCCGCGGAGCAGGTGACCGAGACGGTGCTCGCCGAGGCGCGGCGTCTCGGCCGTGCCGACGAGACCATCGTGATCGTCACCGACCGGTCCGAGGCGTCGCTGCGGTGGGCCAACGACTCGATGACCACCAACGGCGCCTCGATCGGCCGCGACACCACCGTGATCGCGATCGTGCGCGACGCCGCCGGGGCCCGGGTGGGGTCGCTGACGACCGCCGAGGTCGACCCGGCCGCGCTGACCGGGCTGGTCGCCGCGGCGGCCGAGGCCGCCCACGGCGCCTCCCCGGCCCGCGACGCCGCACCGCTGCTCGTCGATGCCGGCACCCCGCCGGACTGGGACGCGCCGGTGCCGCAGACCGGCGCGGAGGTCTTCGGTGAGCTGGCCGCAACCCTCGGGCGCGCGTTCACCGGCGCCGCGGCGTCGCCCGCCACCCTCTACGGGTTCGCCCGCCACGAGCTGGCGACCACCTTCCTGGCCTCCTCGACCGGCCTGCGCCGGCGGTTCACCCAGCCGACCGGCACGGTCGAGATCAACGCCAAACGTGACGGCGCGTCGGCGTGGGTGGGACATTCCACCGCGGATTTCGTTGCGGTGCCCATGGATTCGCTGCTCGACGAGCTGTCCACCCGGCTTGGCTGGGCACGGCGTGTCGTGGAGCTTCCAGCCGGACGCTACGAGACGCTGATGCCGCCCACCACCGTCGCCGACATGATGATCTACCTCGGCTGGTCGATGAGCGGGCGCGCCGCCCAGGAGGGCCGCACCGCGCTGTCGGCGCCCGGCGGGGGCACGAGGGTGGGCGAGCGGCTCACCGACCTGCCGCTGACCCTGTACTCCGATCCGGTCGCGCCCGGGCTGGGCAGCACGCCGTTCGTGGCCGCGCCCAGCTCCTCACAGACCCTGTCGGTGTTCGACAACGGGTTGGACATCACCCGCACCGACTGGATCCGTGACGGCGTGATCAGCGCGTTGGGCTACCCGCGTGCCTACGCCGCCGAATACGACGCACCGGTCGCGGTGGCCGCGGACAACCTGCTGATGACCGGCGGCGACGCCGGCCTGCAGCAGATGATCGCCGAGACCGAACGCGGACTGCTGTTGACCACCCTGTGGTACATCCGCGAGGTCGACCCGACCACCCTGCTGCTGACCGGCCTGACCCGCGACGGTGTGTATCTGGTCGAAGACGGCCGGGTGAGTGCGGCGGTCAACAACTTCCGCTTCAACGAGAGCCCCCTGGATCTGTTGCGCCGCGCCACCCAGGCCGGGGCACCCGCGGCGACGCTGCCCCGGGAGTGGGGCGATTGGGCCACCCGCGCGGCGATGCCGCCGCTGCGCATCCCCGATTTCCACATGTCGTCGGTGAGCCAGGCGCAGTAG
- a CDS encoding TldD/PmbA family protein, with protein sequence MTPQRGIDAEFLALPRTQLADAALAAATAAGASHADLRVHRITTETIALRDAALETAVRTRELGLAVRVIVDGTWGFASHAELTAEVAAATARRAVAVARTLAELNRDPVEWADEPVYRDVQWVSRYDIDPFDVPTAEKIAVLDDYSGRLLGAGVDHVSAALMAVKEQSFYADTAGSSITQQRVRLMPVCEATAVGDDGFDSMRTLAPPSGRGWEAVAGDRIWNWTEELAQLPGWLAEKRAAPSVTAGATDLVIDPSNLWLTIHESIGHATEYDRAIGYEAAYAGTSFATPEQLGVLRYGSPVMTVTADRTEEFGLATIGYDDDGVAAQRWDLVRDGVFVGYQLDRVFAHRLHGAAAARSNGCSYADSPHHVPIQRMANVSLQPGPEGLSTAELIGRVDDGIYIVGDRSWSIDMQRYNFQFTGQRFYRIRGGELAGQLRDVAYQATTTDFWNSMEAVGGQDTWVLGGAFNCGKAQPGQVAAVSHGCPSALFRGVNVLNTRAEGGR encoded by the coding sequence GTGACTCCGCAACGCGGGATCGACGCCGAATTCTTGGCGCTGCCCCGAACCCAGCTGGCCGACGCGGCGCTCGCCGCGGCCACCGCCGCCGGAGCCAGCCACGCCGACCTGCGTGTTCACCGCATCACCACCGAGACCATCGCGCTGCGCGACGCCGCGCTGGAGACCGCGGTGCGCACCCGGGAGTTGGGGCTGGCGGTGCGGGTGATCGTCGACGGAACCTGGGGTTTCGCCTCGCACGCCGAGCTCACCGCGGAGGTGGCGGCCGCGACGGCGCGGCGCGCGGTGGCGGTGGCGCGCACCCTGGCCGAGCTCAACCGTGACCCCGTCGAGTGGGCCGACGAACCGGTCTATCGCGACGTGCAGTGGGTGTCGCGCTACGACATCGACCCGTTCGACGTGCCCACCGCCGAGAAGATCGCCGTGCTCGACGACTACTCGGGTCGGCTGCTGGGCGCCGGTGTCGACCACGTCAGTGCGGCGCTGATGGCGGTCAAGGAGCAGAGCTTCTACGCCGACACCGCCGGCTCCTCGATCACCCAGCAGCGGGTGCGGCTGATGCCGGTCTGCGAGGCCACCGCCGTCGGCGACGACGGCTTCGACTCGATGCGCACGCTGGCGCCGCCGAGCGGGCGCGGCTGGGAGGCGGTGGCCGGCGACCGGATCTGGAACTGGACCGAGGAGCTCGCGCAGCTACCCGGATGGCTGGCGGAGAAGCGGGCGGCGCCGTCGGTCACCGCCGGTGCCACCGACCTGGTGATCGACCCGTCGAATCTGTGGCTGACCATCCACGAATCCATCGGGCACGCCACCGAGTACGACCGGGCCATCGGCTACGAAGCCGCCTACGCCGGCACCTCGTTCGCCACGCCGGAGCAGCTGGGGGTGCTGCGCTACGGATCGCCGGTGATGACGGTCACCGCCGACCGCACCGAGGAGTTCGGGTTGGCCACCATCGGCTACGACGACGACGGGGTCGCCGCACAGCGATGGGACCTGGTGCGCGACGGCGTCTTCGTCGGCTACCAGCTCGACCGGGTGTTCGCCCATCGCCTCCACGGTGCGGCGGCGGCCCGCTCCAACGGCTGCTCCTACGCCGATTCCCCGCACCATGTGCCGATCCAGCGGATGGCCAACGTGTCGCTGCAGCCGGGCCCGGAGGGGCTGTCGACGGCGGAGCTGATCGGCCGGGTCGATGACGGCATCTACATCGTGGGCGATCGCTCATGGTCGATCGACATGCAGCGCTACAACTTTCAATTCACCGGCCAGCGGTTCTACCGCATCCGGGGCGGCGAACTCGCCGGCCAGCTGCGCGACGTCGCCTACCAGGCCACCACCACCGATTTCTGGAACTCGATGGAGGCCGTCGGCGGTCAGGACACGTGGGTGCTCGGCGGGGCGTTCAACTGCGGCAAAGCCCAACCCGGCCAGGTGGCCGCGGTCAGCCACGGCTGCCCGTCGGCGCTGTTTCGCGGCGTCAACGTGCTCAACACCCGGGCGGAGGGCGGCCGATGA
- a CDS encoding NAD(P)/FAD-dependent oxidoreductase, translating to MDPVDAAPVTQDVIVVGGGFAGVATAQRLARKGVRVLLIDKNNYHQFQPLLYQVATAQIGTSEVARPLRAIFRRHRHVRVVIDTVTAVDPVAKKVTLSDGTVCRATVLVLALGSEANFFGIDGAREHSFPLYSLRDAVRLGARMVADLDDADSPAGMKRSLDLIVIGGGPTGVELAGAVAENVHTAIAAAYSAEFARNIGVRLLDMGTSVLRPFSEKSQAYAHQQLQQMGVELRLGVQVTQVRSDGVTLGDGTEVPGNVVVWAGGLKAPQLISDSGLPQGRGGRVDVDPDLTVPGFEGVYVLGDCANISDRTGRPLPQLGSVALQSGRWAARNILADLAGRPRSPFRYLDKGIMAMIGRGAAVAEIGPRRLQVQGPLAFLSWLGVHAALLSGVWQRLGAAASWAVDYLTPARPQVVLGHVDRAEPPAGH from the coding sequence ATGGACCCAGTCGATGCTGCCCCAGTCACCCAGGACGTCATCGTGGTCGGCGGTGGTTTCGCCGGGGTGGCGACCGCCCAGCGGCTGGCCCGCAAGGGCGTGCGGGTGCTTTTGATCGACAAGAACAACTATCACCAGTTCCAGCCGCTGCTCTACCAGGTCGCGACCGCCCAGATCGGGACCTCGGAGGTGGCCCGACCGCTGCGCGCGATCTTCCGCCGGCACCGCCACGTGCGGGTCGTCATCGACACGGTCACCGCCGTCGACCCCGTCGCCAAAAAGGTGACGCTCTCCGACGGCACGGTCTGCCGGGCCACCGTGCTGGTGTTGGCGCTGGGCTCGGAGGCCAACTTCTTCGGCATCGACGGAGCCCGCGAGCACAGTTTTCCGCTCTACAGCCTGCGCGACGCGGTGCGCCTGGGCGCCCGGATGGTCGCCGATCTCGACGACGCCGACTCACCGGCCGGGATGAAACGCAGCCTGGATCTCATCGTCATCGGCGGTGGACCCACCGGCGTCGAACTGGCCGGCGCGGTCGCCGAGAACGTCCACACCGCGATCGCCGCGGCCTACTCGGCGGAGTTCGCCCGCAACATCGGCGTGCGCCTGCTCGACATGGGCACCAGTGTGCTGCGCCCGTTCTCGGAGAAGTCGCAGGCCTACGCGCATCAGCAGCTGCAGCAGATGGGCGTCGAACTGCGCCTGGGCGTCCAGGTGACCCAGGTGCGGTCCGACGGGGTGACCTTGGGAGACGGCACCGAGGTGCCCGGCAACGTGGTGGTGTGGGCCGGTGGGCTCAAAGCCCCCCAGCTGATCAGCGACTCGGGTCTGCCGCAGGGCCGAGGCGGCCGCGTCGACGTCGACCCCGACCTGACGGTCCCCGGCTTCGAGGGCGTCTACGTGCTCGGCGACTGCGCCAACATCTCCGACCGCACAGGCCGCCCGCTTCCCCAACTCGGCTCGGTCGCTCTGCAATCCGGGCGGTGGGCCGCCCGCAACATCCTCGCCGACCTCGCCGGCCGGCCGCGCTCCCCGTTCCGCTATCTGGACAAGGGGATCATGGCGATGATCGGGCGCGGTGCCGCGGTCGCCGAGATCGGCCCGCGCCGTCTGCAGGTGCAGGGACCGCTGGCGTTCCTGTCCTGGCTCGGGGTGCACGCGGCGCTGCTCTCCGGGGTGTGGCAGCGGCTGGGGGCCGCGGCGTCCTGGGCGGTCGACTACCTGACCCCGGCCCGCCCCCAGGTGGTGCTCGGACACGTCGACCGCGCCGAACCACCTGCAGGGCACTGA
- a CDS encoding carbohydrate ABC transporter permease → MSRSASATAARSTGLAYALLAPSLFGVTVFLLLPILVVVWLSLHRWDLLGPIRFVGLDNWVAVLTDTTFGNSLAVTAVFVAIVVPTQTALGLAAAGLLARQLPGSGVFRTVYVLPWICAPLAIAVLWRWLLAPTDGAVATVAGHRVEWLTDPGLALPVVSTVIVWTNVGYVALFFLAGILTIPADVHAAAITDGASGWQRFVRVTLPMLRPTTFFVLVTGVVSAAQVFDTVYALTGGGPAGRTDLVAHRIYAEAFGAAAIGRAAVMSVVLFVILVAVTVVQHLYFRRRISYDLT, encoded by the coding sequence ATGTCGCGCTCCGCTTCGGCAACGGCTGCCCGCTCCACCGGGCTGGCCTATGCGCTGCTGGCGCCGAGCCTGTTCGGGGTGACGGTGTTTCTGCTGCTGCCGATCCTGGTGGTGGTCTGGCTGAGCCTGCACCGCTGGGATCTGCTGGGACCGATCCGGTTTGTCGGGCTGGACAATTGGGTCGCGGTGCTCACCGACACCACCTTCGGAAATTCGCTGGCGGTGACGGCGGTGTTCGTGGCGATCGTGGTGCCCACCCAGACGGCGCTGGGGCTGGCGGCCGCGGGGCTGCTGGCCCGCCAGTTGCCCGGCAGCGGGGTGTTTCGCACCGTCTATGTGCTGCCGTGGATCTGTGCGCCGCTGGCGATCGCGGTGCTGTGGCGCTGGCTGCTGGCGCCCACCGACGGGGCGGTGGCCACCGTGGCCGGCCACCGCGTGGAATGGCTCACCGATCCCGGTCTGGCCCTGCCGGTGGTCTCGACGGTGATCGTGTGGACCAACGTCGGCTATGTGGCGTTGTTCTTCCTGGCCGGAATCCTGACCATCCCCGCCGACGTGCACGCCGCGGCGATCACCGACGGGGCCAGCGGTTGGCAGCGGTTCGTCCGGGTCACGCTGCCGATGCTGCGGCCCACCACGTTCTTCGTGCTGGTGACCGGCGTGGTCAGCGCCGCGCAGGTCTTCGACACCGTCTATGCGCTCACCGGCGGAGGGCCGGCCGGGCGCACCGACCTGGTGGCCCACCGCATCTACGCCGAGGCGTTCGGGGCCGCCGCCATCGGCCGTGCCGCGGTGATGTCGGTGGTGCTGTTCGTCATCCTGGTCGCGGTCACCGTCGTCCAGCACCTGTATTTCCGGCGTCGGATCTCCTATGACCTCACCTAG
- a CDS encoding alpha/beta fold hydrolase, with protein MTADTAIPDVFSSRGPGGLRIVADRLGDPQAPAVVFLHGGGQTRRSWGGAAAAVAARGWQAVTVDLRGHGESDWADDGDYRVVSFAGDVAAVLARLPAQPVLVGASLGGSTAMLLAGELARGIAGAVVLVDIVPNMDPAGAARVHTFMVEKMESGFASLEEAADAIAQYNPHRPRPTDLQSLQTNLRRRGDRWYWHWDPQFISGTASRPPIEVTDVARLNAAVAAILADRVPMLLVRGQMSDLVSQPRAEEFRARFPQVDFVDVRGAGHMVAGDRNDAFAEAVTDFLTRHAR; from the coding sequence ATGACCGCCGACACCGCGATCCCGGACGTCTTCAGCAGCCGGGGCCCCGGCGGTCTGCGCATCGTCGCCGACCGGCTCGGTGACCCGCAGGCCCCTGCGGTGGTGTTCTTGCACGGCGGCGGGCAGACCCGCCGCTCCTGGGGTGGGGCGGCCGCGGCGGTGGCCGCGCGCGGGTGGCAGGCGGTCACCGTCGACCTGCGCGGACACGGCGAGTCGGACTGGGCCGACGACGGCGACTACCGGGTGGTCAGTTTCGCCGGTGACGTCGCCGCGGTGCTGGCTCGGCTGCCGGCCCAGCCGGTGCTGGTGGGCGCCTCGTTGGGCGGGAGCACCGCCATGTTGCTGGCCGGGGAGCTCGCCCGCGGCATCGCCGGTGCGGTGGTTCTCGTCGACATCGTGCCGAACATGGACCCGGCCGGCGCGGCACGGGTGCACACCTTCATGGTCGAGAAGATGGAGTCCGGGTTCGCCTCCCTGGAGGAGGCCGCCGACGCGATCGCGCAGTACAACCCGCACCGGCCGCGCCCCACCGATCTGCAGAGCCTGCAGACCAACCTGCGCCGGCGCGGGGACCGCTGGTATTGGCACTGGGATCCGCAGTTCATCAGCGGCACCGCGTCCCGGCCCCCGATCGAGGTGACCGACGTGGCGCGTCTGAACGCCGCGGTGGCCGCGATCCTCGCTGATCGGGTGCCGATGCTGCTGGTGCGCGGTCAGATGAGCGATCTGGTCAGCCAGCCGCGCGCCGAGGAGTTCCGCGCCCGGTTCCCCCAGGTGGATTTCGTCGACGTCCGCGGCGCCGGGCACATGGTGGCCGGTGACCGCAACGATGCGTTCGCCGAGGCGGTCACCGACTTTCTCACCCGCCACGCCCGTTGA
- a CDS encoding class I SAM-dependent methyltransferase, translating to MSTPPPELARPHGRYGVDGDYRLIPAPVVFGGYLLVCLAAAVSAVVLLFAGRVLAAVVGGVVALTLIGAGTSVLRYSRRGKFEVWARLLTALGLRGDERVLDLGCGRGAVLLAAAKLVPRGSAVGVDIWRPDQTGNCARATWDNAEAEGVAERVELHTMDMTALRFPEASFDVVVSSLAIHNLPGNTARDSAIDEALRVLRPGGRLVVADIGFTRRYAARLRQRGAGEVTRRSVDWRGWWGLPLLRTYVVTATKPVTAH from the coding sequence GTGAGCACACCACCGCCTGAACTCGCGCGCCCGCACGGACGCTACGGGGTCGACGGCGATTACCGTCTGATCCCGGCTCCGGTGGTCTTCGGCGGCTACCTGCTGGTGTGCCTGGCCGCCGCGGTGTCGGCGGTCGTGTTGCTCTTCGCCGGACGGGTCCTCGCTGCGGTGGTGGGCGGCGTCGTCGCGCTCACGCTCATCGGGGCGGGCACGAGCGTCCTGCGGTACAGCCGGCGCGGGAAGTTCGAGGTGTGGGCCCGGCTGCTGACCGCGCTGGGCCTGCGCGGCGACGAGCGGGTCCTCGATCTCGGCTGCGGCCGCGGCGCGGTGCTGTTGGCGGCGGCCAAGCTGGTGCCGCGCGGATCGGCGGTGGGCGTGGACATCTGGCGGCCGGACCAGACCGGCAACTGCGCCCGGGCCACCTGGGACAACGCCGAGGCCGAAGGCGTCGCCGAGCGGGTCGAGCTGCACACCATGGACATGACCGCCCTGCGTTTTCCCGAGGCGTCGTTCGACGTCGTCGTCAGCAGCCTCGCGATCCACAACCTGCCCGGCAACACCGCGCGGGACTCGGCCATCGATGAGGCGCTGCGGGTGTTGCGCCCCGGTGGCCGGCTGGTGGTCGCCGACATCGGGTTCACCCGCCGGTACGCTGCCCGGCTGCGCCAGCGGGGCGCCGGCGAGGTCACCCGGCGCAGTGTCGACTGGCGTGGCTGGTGGGGGTTGCCGCTGCTTCGCACCTACGTGGTCACCGCCACCAAGCCGGTCACCGCGCACTGA
- a CDS encoding TetR/AcrR family transcriptional regulator, which translates to MGEQGRADRQARADRILDTARELLLRWGYRRVTIDELTRRAGVGKGTLYLHWGSREELFQAVSTREAAAMTEAIIGGIARDPARVALHRYLRALFVEAMNRPVLRALYTRDTETLDALLTTTSHRRLEQTKLTVNRDYLSVLAAEAMLRDDLRPSDLDYTLPTLVFGFFAVEPFLPPESGLSLQQKADQLAETVRRTFEPPAAPDRDRLGRAAEAAIPIFQRLADDYRAATYGGDHSEHTTA; encoded by the coding sequence ATGGGCGAGCAGGGGCGGGCGGACCGGCAGGCGCGCGCCGACCGGATCCTGGACACCGCACGCGAGTTGCTGCTGCGGTGGGGCTATCGCCGCGTCACGATCGACGAGCTGACGCGCCGCGCCGGCGTCGGCAAGGGCACGCTCTATCTGCACTGGGGTTCCCGCGAGGAGCTCTTCCAGGCGGTGAGCACCCGCGAGGCCGCCGCGATGACCGAGGCCATCATCGGCGGGATCGCCCGCGACCCGGCGCGGGTGGCGTTGCATCGATACCTGCGCGCACTGTTCGTCGAGGCGATGAACCGGCCGGTCCTGCGCGCGCTCTACACCCGCGACACCGAGACCCTCGACGCGTTGTTGACCACGACGAGCCATCGGCGCCTCGAGCAGACGAAGCTCACGGTCAACCGCGACTACCTTTCGGTACTGGCCGCCGAAGCAATGCTGCGTGACGATCTGCGCCCCAGCGACCTGGACTACACCTTGCCCACCCTGGTGTTCGGCTTCTTCGCGGTGGAACCCTTTTTGCCCCCCGAGTCGGGATTGAGCCTGCAGCAGAAGGCCGATCAGCTGGCCGAGACCGTTCGCCGAACCTTCGAACCGCCCGCCGCGCCGGACCGCGACCGGCTGGGCCGTGCCGCCGAGGCGGCGATTCCGATATTCCAACGGCTCGCCGACGATTACCGGGCCGCGACCTACGGAGGTGACCACAGTGAGCACACCACCGCCTGA